In one Oceanotoga teriensis genomic region, the following are encoded:
- a CDS encoding LacI family DNA-binding transcriptional regulator has protein sequence MKKNNITIKDIANKAGVSKATVSYVINNKPGVSEKIRNKILKIMKEMNYIPNAVARGLAGKKTHYIGLIIPDISDMFYADIIKGVENKTNSNNYLLNLVTTHAEKAKEKQVIDLFTGGIVDGVIIMAYHINEEYIKILKERNVPFVFIDYPFTTNSVYTVTVDNFDGGYKATEYLIKAGCKKIAFLKGSSVAWDSENRFKGYLKALNDYSIKIDDSIIKDANFRREEGYTKTLEILSNKDIDGVFAANDQMALGAMKAIKEKNLNIPEDISVIGFDNIESSKFSEPTLSTVEQPLCKMGEKSVELLLELIDEKKPKSKKISLKTELIKRKSTK, from the coding sequence ATGAAAAAAAACAATATCACAATAAAAGATATAGCAAATAAAGCAGGAGTTTCAAAAGCCACAGTTTCTTATGTTATAAATAATAAACCAGGCGTGAGTGAAAAAATAAGAAACAAAATACTTAAAATAATGAAAGAAATGAACTATATTCCCAATGCAGTTGCAAGAGGTTTAGCAGGTAAAAAAACTCATTATATAGGTTTAATAATACCTGATATTTCAGACATGTTTTATGCAGATATAATAAAAGGTGTTGAAAATAAAACAAATTCTAATAATTATCTTTTAAATCTTGTAACTACACATGCTGAAAAAGCCAAAGAAAAACAAGTCATAGACCTTTTTACTGGTGGAATAGTAGATGGTGTAATAATAATGGCCTATCATATAAATGAAGAGTATATAAAAATTTTAAAAGAAAGAAATGTACCCTTTGTTTTTATAGATTATCCTTTCACTACAAATTCAGTTTATACAGTAACTGTTGATAATTTTGATGGTGGTTATAAAGCTACAGAATATTTAATAAAAGCAGGATGTAAAAAAATAGCTTTTTTAAAAGGATCTTCCGTTGCTTGGGATTCTGAAAACAGATTCAAAGGATATTTAAAAGCTTTAAATGATTATTCAATAAAAATAGATGATTCAATAATAAAAGATGCAAATTTCAGAAGAGAAGAAGGTTATACAAAAACACTTGAAATTCTTTCAAACAAAGATATAGATGGAGTTTTTGCTGCCAATGATCAAATGGCTTTAGGTGCTATGAAAGCTATAAAAGAAAAAAATTTGAATATTCCAGAAGATATCTCAGTAATAGGCTTTGATAATATAGAATCTTCAAAATTTTCTGAGCCTACACTTTCCACCGTTGAGCAACCTCTATGCAAAATGGGAGAAAAATCTGTAGAATTATTATTAGAATTAATAGATGAAAAAAAACCTAAATCTAAAAAAATATCTTTAAAAACTGAATTAATTAAAAGAAAATCAACAAAA